A single window of Hymenobacter sp. APR13 DNA harbors:
- a CDS encoding BamA/TamA family outer membrane protein, with protein MLLTSVLLALATQAPPPDSTTRRLSVLPLPLVYYTPETRLAYGAALVFTVRFRQDSAFTDARPSQFTLGAAYTQNRQLLLYLPFQVFYQHNTYYAYGEAGYYRYNYYFYGVGEQAVPRELYGVNFPRVRLNAFRRVAPTLAAGKLYAGLRYQLEDYDVTTTEDGGQLASGRVPGGLGSRLHGGGLGVFFDSRDNLFFPTKGVVADLTGMIRNRADNTGPLGTTHFSRYSADVSSYHSLNRRAVLALNYFASFTAGTAPFNALSLLGGTRRMRGYYEGRFRDQHAALLQTELRLAVYKRLGAVAFGSVGTLGDAADGLRLRQPKGAYGAGLRFTLNRRDHLNLRLDYGLGKESSGFYLTVGEAF; from the coding sequence ATGCTGCTGACCTCCGTGCTGCTGGCCCTGGCCACGCAGGCTCCACCGCCCGACAGCACCACCCGCCGGTTGTCGGTGCTGCCGCTGCCACTCGTCTACTACACCCCGGAAACCCGGCTGGCCTACGGGGCCGCGCTGGTGTTCACCGTGCGCTTCCGCCAGGATTCCGCCTTCACTGATGCCCGGCCCTCACAGTTCACGCTGGGTGCCGCCTACACCCAGAACCGGCAGCTGCTGCTGTATCTGCCGTTTCAGGTGTTCTACCAGCACAACACCTACTACGCCTACGGCGAGGCGGGCTACTACCGCTACAACTACTATTTCTACGGCGTGGGCGAGCAGGCCGTGCCGCGTGAGCTGTACGGCGTCAATTTCCCACGGGTGCGCCTCAACGCCTTCCGCCGCGTGGCCCCGACCCTGGCCGCCGGCAAGCTCTACGCCGGGCTGCGCTACCAACTGGAAGACTACGACGTGACGACCACCGAAGACGGCGGGCAGCTGGCCAGCGGCCGCGTGCCGGGCGGCTTGGGCAGCCGGCTGCATGGCGGCGGCCTGGGCGTGTTCTTCGACTCGCGCGACAACCTGTTCTTCCCCACCAAAGGCGTGGTGGCCGACCTGACCGGCATGATTCGCAACCGCGCCGACAACACCGGCCCGCTGGGCACCACCCACTTCAGCCGCTACTCGGCCGACGTGTCGTCGTACCACAGCCTGAACCGGCGGGCGGTGCTGGCCCTGAACTACTTCGCCAGCTTCACGGCCGGTACGGCCCCGTTCAACGCGCTGTCGTTGCTGGGCGGCACGCGCCGGATGCGGGGCTACTACGAAGGCCGTTTCCGCGACCAGCACGCGGCCCTGCTGCAAACCGAGCTGCGCCTGGCCGTGTATAAACGGCTGGGAGCCGTAGCTTTCGGCTCCGTAGGCACCCTCGGCGACGCCGCCGACGGCTTGCGCCTGCGCCAGCCCAAGGGCGCGTACGGCGCCGGCCTGCGTTTCACCCTCAACCGCCGCGACCACCTCAACCTGCGCCTCGACTACGGCCTCGGCAAAGAATCCAGCGGGTTCTACCTGACCGTTGGAGAAGCGTTTTGA
- a CDS encoding DUF547 domain-containing protein, whose product MKLPNLPVRALFTLQLAAGLALAAPLPTLAAVPAVAAAPAAAPDHAAFDKLLKKHVNSKGQVNYKGFKADEKEFNQYLALLSKNAPAASWSKQEQMAYWINAYNAYTIRLILDHYPVQSIKDIGSKIKIPFVTTPWAAKFFSIGGKKMSLDEIEHGTLRKKFNDPRIHFALVCASVSCPSLRNEAYTAAKLDSQLDDQGRDFVNNPAKNKISKSSAQLSKYFDWYKGDWSENGQSVVKWVNKYSTTKLDANAKIDFLDYNWNLNEQ is encoded by the coding sequence ATGAAACTGCCCAATCTGCCTGTTCGCGCCTTGTTCACTCTTCAGCTGGCTGCTGGCCTGGCCTTGGCTGCGCCGCTACCCACCCTGGCGGCCGTGCCCGCCGTAGCTGCCGCGCCAGCCGCCGCCCCCGACCATGCGGCGTTCGACAAGCTGCTCAAAAAGCACGTCAACAGCAAAGGCCAGGTGAACTACAAAGGCTTCAAGGCCGACGAAAAGGAGTTCAACCAGTACTTGGCGCTGCTGAGCAAGAATGCCCCGGCCGCTTCGTGGAGCAAGCAGGAGCAGATGGCCTACTGGATCAACGCCTACAACGCCTACACCATCCGCCTGATCCTGGACCACTACCCGGTGCAGAGCATCAAGGATATCGGCTCGAAAATCAAGATTCCATTCGTGACCACGCCCTGGGCGGCCAAGTTCTTCAGCATCGGCGGTAAGAAGATGAGCCTCGACGAAATTGAGCACGGCACGCTGCGTAAGAAGTTCAACGACCCGCGCATTCACTTCGCACTGGTGTGCGCCTCCGTCTCGTGCCCCAGTTTGCGCAATGAGGCTTACACCGCCGCCAAACTCGACAGCCAGCTCGACGACCAGGGCCGTGACTTCGTGAACAACCCCGCCAAAAACAAGATCAGCAAGAGCAGCGCCCAGCTTTCCAAGTACTTCGACTGGTACAAGGGCGACTGGAGCGAGAACGGGCAGTCGGTGGTGAAGTGGGTGAACAAGTACTCCACCACCAAGCTCGACGCCAACGCCAAAATCGACTTCCTGGACTACAACTGGAACCTGAATGAGCAATAG
- a CDS encoding DUF6134 family protein, with the protein MSGSGFRLGLTGALVGLVGAASAQTPAARPAVPETRRYAIEVAGVRVGTMTATRVPQTATTDAVSTLTSDVKVNFLIYKLKIYYQVVNRVRNGQLLLSTVEAHTNQGDFASRTEWKGDHYDIVASQYRYQHRATEKQPIRYTVTDLFFGEPQGQARAFSEYFGDFFSVQRLGPARYTAGLPDREGEYRYVNGELVLLITKNPLKNFVIRFLP; encoded by the coding sequence ATGAGTGGGAGTGGCTTCCGGCTGGGCCTGACGGGGGCGTTGGTTGGTCTGGTTGGAGCTGCCTCGGCGCAAACTCCGGCGGCGCGCCCCGCGGTGCCCGAAACGCGGCGCTACGCTATTGAGGTGGCCGGCGTGCGCGTGGGCACCATGACGGCCACGCGCGTTCCGCAGACGGCCACCACCGACGCCGTTTCCACGCTCACCAGCGACGTGAAGGTGAACTTCCTGATCTATAAGCTGAAGATCTACTACCAGGTGGTGAACCGGGTGCGCAACGGCCAGCTGCTGCTTTCCACCGTGGAAGCCCACACCAACCAGGGCGATTTCGCCTCGCGCACCGAGTGGAAGGGCGACCATTACGACATCGTGGCCAGCCAGTACCGGTACCAGCACCGCGCCACCGAAAAGCAGCCGATCCGCTACACTGTCACGGACCTGTTTTTCGGTGAGCCGCAAGGGCAGGCCCGGGCATTTTCCGAGTATTTCGGCGACTTTTTCAGCGTGCAGCGCCTGGGCCCGGCCCGCTACACCGCCGGCCTGCCCGACCGCGAAGGCGAGTACCGATACGTGAACGGCGAGCTGGTGCTGCTCATCACGAAGAACCCGCTGAAGAACTTTGTCATTCGGTTTTTGCCTTAA